Within Candidatus Auribacterota bacterium, the genomic segment CTATTCTCCCCTCCTGGGGTGAATTTCCCTATCTCTGCATGGAACCTCACTCTCTCTGCCTCACGCGATGGGGTAAACTCATTTCTGTACTTCTTCTCTCCTTCTCCTATGCAACATCTTATGAGCAAAGCAATTCCCTCAAACTAGTGTTGCGTCCCTAAATAGCGGATAAGCAAAGTGGCATAACGCAAAAAAGGTCTCCTTTCCTAGTGTTTACAAGGTATAATCAAGACTGCAAAGTCGATTTTACCTTCACCCAATGGGTAAAACACAAAAAAAGGAGACCTGACTAATGCTACACCAAACGAACCTACCTGTCACACTAAAAAAGACCACCGCAAAAATCACCCCTCGCGCAGGACTCATTCTTATAGAAAAGGTTGCCGGAGAGTTGCAGATGGAGCAGCTTTTGGATCTTCATTTTGGGAGCCTCAAGCAACGCAAGCGGGGGCTCCTCGTATCGCGTCAGATCATGGATATTGCGTGCATGTTGATTGATGGCGGTGAGCGTATAGAAGACATCAAGCAGTTACGGAGTGATGAAGGATGGCAGAAGATACGAGAAGAGGAGAAGATAATGGCCCCGAGGACTGCTAGAGATCTTCTCCATCGGTTTGATGAACGTGGACTCATGCAATTTGAGGTACGGGAACGTCAGTTGACGCATCGTGTTACGAAGAAGATCAGCAGCGAAGAGATAGCCACAATAGATGCAGACGCAACATTCATCGAAGCCCATAAAGAAGAGTCGCAAATGAGTTATCATGGCAAACCGGGATATTACCCGATGCTGGGATTTTGGGCCGAGCGCGGGATGGTGATACAGGGAGAGTTTAGACAGGGGAATGAGCCTCCCTCCAGTAAAGCGCTTGAGTTCCTGAAGAAGTGCGAGAAGTGTTTTCCTCAGAATATCGGGAATAGACGTCTCCGTGCAGATGCGGCGTGGTTTCAGAGTGAGATTGCTGATTATTGTGGCGACAACGGCATAGAATTCGCTATCGGCGGAACCCGCAATGAAGCTATGATGCAGGCGATTGATATGATTCCCCGCAAAGAGTGGGAACCCTGGACAACAGATCCGGAAGCGCTCAAGGAACATCCTGAGCATAAGGACTGGGAGATCGCTGAGACGGTGTACTCATTTAACATAGGGAAGCGCAGTTACCGCGTAATAGTGATTCGAAAACCGTATCCGCAGTTGGATATGTTCAAGGGGATTATTTTCGAGTACGACATTGTGATTACGAGTATGGATTGGGAGAAGAAGAAGCTCATGCGGTGGTACTGGGAACGGTGCAACAGTGAGAATTGGATCAAAGAGTTAAAATACGGATTTGGGTTAAATCAGTTTCCATGCTCCAAGTATATTCCCAATGGAGCATACTTCCATATCGTCATTCTTGCGTATAACCTCGTGCAATCACTGAAGCTGCTCAAACTGGAAGATGGCTGGCGATATTTGACGGTAAAGACGCTGAGGTATCATCTATTTCATGTTGCAGGTGTGGTGGTGTACCATGCTCGCCGGCTGTTCTTGAAAATATTTTACCGTTATCCGCATTACAATCTATTTCACCAGATTTCGTATGCCCCCTCGAGTTAAGCACTCGCTTCAAAAACTGACCCC encodes:
- a CDS encoding IS1380 family transposase, producing MLHQTNLPVTLKKTTAKITPRAGLILIEKVAGELQMEQLLDLHFGSLKQRKRGLLVSRQIMDIACMLIDGGERIEDIKQLRSDEGWQKIREEEKIMAPRTARDLLHRFDERGLMQFEVRERQLTHRVTKKISSEEIATIDADATFIEAHKEESQMSYHGKPGYYPMLGFWAERGMVIQGEFRQGNEPPSSKALEFLKKCEKCFPQNIGNRRLRADAAWFQSEIADYCGDNGIEFAIGGTRNEAMMQAIDMIPRKEWEPWTTDPEALKEHPEHKDWEIAETVYSFNIGKRSYRVIVIRKPYPQLDMFKGIIFEYDIVITSMDWEKKKLMRWYWERCNSENWIKELKYGFGLNQFPCSKYIPNGAYFHIVILAYNLVQSLKLLKLEDGWRYLTVKTLRYHLFHVAGVVVYHARRLFLKIFYRYPHYNLFHQISYAPSS